One Paraburkholderia sp. IMGN_8 DNA window includes the following coding sequences:
- the fliD gene encoding flagellar filament capping protein FliD, which yields MSSISTTSSTASANAALQSAAQSIISGSTGNSSMDVSTLVSALVNAKTAGQTAALTAQQTKDNTTLSAYGALSSALSALQSGLTNLANGTTLSTFAATASGTGLTATAGAGAAAGSYSVAVTQIASSQALSSAAFGATTQLGTGTLTISLGGKSMNVNVNSTNNTLAGIASAINASSSNPGVTATIVNGTDGAHLVLRSASTGAANVINVSTSNVTTDNGLSSLGVTSTASTTGGASSIVSSNTSKAWTQSASAQDAQFTVGGIAASSSSNAVTTAISGVTMNLTAASAGTTQTLTVSQDTTSQNTAITNFVSLYNTVVTTMASLSSYTAGSSSQGPLLGDSTLQTIKNTLATIVGGAVGSGSSGTTLASIGITLKDSPADGTLVVDSSKLTTALTSSPATIASLFNSTNGIAAQLNKSITTFTQTGGIIDTRNTALNADLKSITAQQTSLATYTTQLTNQYQAQFTALNTLMATMNNNSQYLTALFGGTNSAGALATNKA from the coding sequence ATGTCCTCGATCTCAACCACGTCTTCTACTGCAAGCGCCAATGCTGCGCTGCAATCGGCCGCTCAGTCGATTATCAGTGGCTCGACCGGCAACTCGTCGATGGATGTGTCGACGCTCGTTTCGGCACTCGTGAACGCGAAGACCGCAGGGCAAACGGCGGCTCTGACGGCGCAACAAACCAAAGACAACACCACGCTCTCCGCGTACGGCGCTCTGAGCTCCGCGCTGAGCGCGTTGCAATCGGGCCTCACGAACCTCGCCAACGGCACCACGCTGTCGACTTTCGCGGCAACCGCGAGCGGCACCGGCCTGACGGCAACGGCGGGCGCAGGCGCGGCAGCGGGCAGCTATTCGGTCGCGGTGACGCAGATCGCCAGCTCGCAGGCTTTGTCATCGGCGGCGTTCGGCGCCACGACGCAACTGGGCACCGGCACGCTGACGATCTCGCTCGGCGGCAAGTCGATGAACGTCAACGTCAACAGCACCAACAACACGCTCGCCGGCATTGCCTCGGCGATCAACGCCAGCAGCAGCAACCCCGGCGTCACAGCAACCATCGTGAACGGCACGGACGGCGCCCACCTCGTGCTGCGCTCGGCGAGCACGGGTGCGGCCAACGTCATCAATGTTTCGACCAGCAACGTCACGACCGACAACGGCCTGTCGAGCCTCGGCGTGACCTCGACGGCGAGCACCACCGGCGGCGCATCGTCGATCGTCTCGTCGAACACTTCCAAGGCCTGGACGCAAAGCGCGTCGGCCCAGGACGCGCAGTTCACGGTCGGCGGGATCGCGGCGAGCAGCTCGAGCAACGCCGTCACAACCGCGATTTCGGGCGTCACGATGAACCTGACGGCAGCTTCGGCAGGCACTACGCAGACGCTGACCGTTTCGCAGGACACCACGTCGCAGAATACCGCGATCACCAATTTCGTCAGCCTCTACAACACCGTCGTCACGACGATGGCCTCGCTCTCGTCGTACACCGCGGGGTCCAGCTCGCAAGGCCCGCTGCTGGGCGATTCGACGCTGCAGACGATCAAGAACACGCTGGCCACGATCGTCGGCGGCGCCGTCGGCTCGGGCAGCTCGGGCACCACGCTGGCGTCGATCGGCATTACGCTGAAGGACAGCCCGGCGGACGGCACGCTGGTGGTCGACAGCAGCAAGCTCACCACCGCGCTGACCAGCAGCCCGGCGACGATCGCCTCGCTGTTCAACTCGACCAACGGCATTGCCGCGCAGCTGAACAAAAGCATCACCACCTTCACCCAGACCGGCGGCATCATCGATACGCGCAACACCGCGCTGAACGCCGATCTGAAGAGCATCACCGCGCAGCAAACCTCGCTCGCCACCTACACGACGCAATTGACGAACCAGTATCAGGCGCAATTCACCGCGCTGAACACGTTGATGGCGACGATGAACAACAACTCGCAGTACCTGACCGCCCTGTTCGGCGGCACCAACAGCGCCGGAGCCTTGGCCACCAACAAGGCCTAA
- a CDS encoding flagellin, translated as MLGINSNINSLVAQENLSGSQSALSQAITRLSSGKRINNASDDAAGLAISTRMQTQINGLNQGVSNANNGVSMIQTASSALSSLTSSLQRIRQLAVQASTGALSSSDQAALQKEVSAQISEVNRIASQTTFNGTNILDGSAGSISFQVGANVGQTVSLNLSQSMSAAKIGGGLVQTGATVGTVAVSLDSTGVYTSAASPAITSVNVLSDGKGGYTFTDQNNQAIAATVAAAIFSTGTQAGTGTAITTLALSAGALSPGAASAAQTAAVAQINAINAPPTVSGLDISTVTGANQAMVSVDNALQTVNNLQASLGAAQNRFTAIATSQQAESTDLSSAQSQITDANFAQETANLSKAQVLQQAGISVLAQANSNPQQVLKLLQ; from the coding sequence ATGCTCGGAATCAATAGCAACATCAACTCGCTGGTTGCACAGGAAAACCTTAGTGGCTCGCAAAGCGCCCTCTCGCAAGCGATCACCCGCCTGTCGTCGGGCAAGCGCATCAACAACGCATCTGACGACGCAGCAGGTCTGGCGATCTCGACGCGTATGCAAACGCAGATCAACGGCCTGAACCAGGGCGTGTCGAATGCGAACAACGGCGTGTCGATGATTCAAACCGCATCGAGCGCACTGTCCTCGCTGACCTCCAGCCTGCAACGTATCCGCCAACTGGCCGTGCAAGCATCGACCGGTGCGCTGTCGTCGAGCGACCAGGCAGCACTGCAGAAGGAAGTTTCGGCGCAGATCTCGGAAGTGAACCGTATCGCGTCGCAAACGACGTTCAACGGCACGAACATTCTGGACGGCTCGGCAGGCAGCATCTCGTTCCAGGTCGGTGCGAACGTCGGTCAAACGGTCAGCCTGAACCTGAGCCAGTCGATGTCGGCTGCGAAGATCGGTGGTGGCCTGGTGCAGACGGGCGCGACGGTCGGCACGGTCGCAGTGAGTCTCGATTCGACTGGTGTTTATACATCGGCTGCTAGCCCGGCGATCACGTCGGTCAACGTACTGTCGGACGGCAAGGGTGGCTATACCTTCACCGATCAAAACAACCAGGCTATCGCCGCGACTGTCGCAGCCGCGATTTTCAGCACGGGCACGCAGGCAGGCACCGGCACCGCCATCACCACGCTGGCACTCAGCGCCGGTGCACTCTCGCCTGGAGCCGCCTCCGCAGCCCAGACCGCCGCAGTTGCGCAGATCAACGCGATCAACGCCCCGCCGACGGTTTCGGGCCTGGACATCAGCACGGTCACCGGCGCAAACCAAGCGATGGTCTCCGTCGACAATGCACTGCAAACCGTGAACAACCTGCAAGCATCGCTCGGTGCCGCACAAAACCGCTTCACGGCGATCGCGACGTCGCAGCAAGCTGAATCGACCGACCTGTCGTCGGCACAATCGCAAATCACGGACGCCAACTTCGCACAAGAAACGGCGAACCTGAGCAAGGCGCAAGTGCTGCAACAAGCTGGTATCTCGGTGCTGGCGCAAGCCAACTCGAACCCGCAGCAAGTTCTGAAGCTCCTGCAATAA
- a CDS encoding aldo/keto reductase — protein sequence MHKRRIGRSELEVAPLMFGGNVFGWTADEATSFSILDAFVDAGLDFIDTADVYSAWVPGNQGGESETIIGKWFRRSGKRDKIVLATKVSKHPQRKGLSSANIQAAVEDSLRRLQTDYIDVYFSHDDDTETPLTETLGAYQKLIDAGKVRVIGASNYSGARVEEALAVSRQHGLPEYRLLQPEYNLYDRAEYESEIEPVALANQLGVVVYYSLASGFLSGKYRSPADLANKARGSRVEKYLNERGLRILGALDRVAERHGSTPATVALAWLIARPSVTAPIASATSVEQLKSLAAAVHLMLSGADIRELDEASA from the coding sequence ATGCATAAGCGCAGGATTGGACGTTCCGAATTAGAGGTTGCGCCGCTTATGTTCGGCGGCAATGTATTCGGCTGGACCGCCGACGAAGCCACCTCGTTTTCGATTCTGGATGCGTTTGTCGATGCCGGTCTCGACTTTATCGATACTGCCGACGTCTATTCCGCGTGGGTGCCGGGCAACCAGGGCGGCGAGTCGGAAACCATCATCGGCAAGTGGTTTCGGCGGAGCGGCAAGCGCGACAAGATCGTGCTCGCCACCAAAGTCTCCAAACACCCGCAGCGCAAGGGCTTGTCGTCGGCCAACATCCAGGCAGCCGTCGAAGATTCGTTGCGGCGCTTGCAAACCGATTACATCGACGTCTATTTCTCCCACGACGACGACACTGAAACGCCTCTGACCGAGACGCTCGGCGCCTATCAAAAGCTGATCGATGCGGGCAAGGTGCGGGTGATCGGCGCGTCGAACTACAGCGGCGCACGGGTGGAGGAGGCGCTTGCCGTGTCCCGCCAGCATGGCCTGCCCGAATATCGGCTGCTGCAACCGGAATACAACCTGTACGACCGGGCGGAATATGAAAGCGAAATCGAGCCGGTGGCGCTCGCCAATCAGCTCGGCGTGGTGGTGTATTACAGCCTTGCAAGCGGCTTTCTGTCCGGCAAGTACCGCTCGCCGGCAGATCTGGCCAACAAGGCGCGCGGCAGCCGGGTTGAGAAGTATCTGAACGAGCGCGGCCTGCGGATTCTGGGCGCGCTCGACCGGGTCGCCGAGCGGCACGGCAGCACGCCGGCCACGGTCGCATTGGCGTGGCTGATCGCGCGGCCGAGCGTAACGGCCCCAATTGCCAGCGCCACCTCGGTCGAACAGCTCAAAAGCCTCGCCGCCGCCGTCCATCTGATGCTGAGCGGCGCCGATATCCGCGAACTGGACGAGGCGAGCGCCTGA
- the rpsU gene encoding 30S ribosomal protein S21 produces the protein MTTILLKENEPFEVAIRRFRRAIEKNGLIAELRERQSYEKPTTARKRKKAAAVKRLHKRLRSQMLPKKLH, from the coding sequence ATGACGACGATTCTTCTGAAGGAAAACGAGCCGTTCGAAGTGGCGATTCGCCGCTTTCGTCGCGCAATCGAAAAGAACGGCCTGATCGCTGAACTGCGTGAGCGCCAATCGTACGAAAAGCCGACAACGGCACGTAAGCGCAAGAAGGCTGCTGCTGTAAAGCGCCTGCACAAGCGCCTGCGCAGCCAGATGCTGCCGAAAAAGCTGCACTAA
- a CDS encoding DNA-3-methyladenine glycosylase I, translated as MTQRCNWASSEALVHYHDTEWGVPSRDDQHLFEMLVLEGAQAGLSWSTILNKRAGYRRAFADFDIDKVARFTPRQVDALVLDESIVRHRGKIEAAINNARAVQQIQAEHGSLANFVWSFVDQTPIQNDWASYKQAPASTEVSDALSKALKRYGCKFVGSTICYAFMQAVGMVNDHETNCMCRARCAALGKKGRNRKAG; from the coding sequence GTGACACAGCGATGCAACTGGGCGTCGAGCGAAGCGCTCGTACACTACCACGACACCGAGTGGGGCGTGCCCTCGCGCGACGACCAACATCTGTTCGAGATGCTCGTGCTGGAAGGCGCGCAGGCCGGCCTGTCATGGTCGACGATTCTCAACAAGCGGGCCGGCTATCGCCGCGCATTTGCCGACTTCGATATCGACAAGGTGGCGCGCTTCACGCCCAGGCAAGTCGATGCGCTCGTGCTGGACGAAAGTATCGTGCGTCACCGCGGCAAGATCGAAGCCGCCATCAACAACGCACGCGCCGTGCAGCAGATTCAGGCGGAGCACGGTTCGCTCGCCAACTTCGTGTGGTCGTTCGTCGATCAGACGCCGATCCAGAACGATTGGGCCTCGTACAAACAGGCGCCGGCATCGACCGAGGTCTCGGACGCGCTCAGCAAGGCGCTGAAGCGCTACGGCTGCAAATTCGTCGGCTCTACGATCTGCTACGCGTTCATGCAGGCGGTCGGCATGGTGAACGATCACGAAACGAACTGCATGTGCCGCGCGCGATGCGCGGCGCTCGGCAAGAAGGGACGCAATCGGAAAGCCGGCTGA
- a CDS encoding BadF/BadG/BcrA/BcrD ATPase family protein gives MTTDFFLLGIDGGGSGTRVVLGDAQGRELAQAASGPSGLGLGVERAWQAIQAGCHEAFVRAGVTLDWSRCVLGCGLAGVNNRDWLAAFRVLAPGVAGLAIESDAYTTLLGAHGGAPGVVVALGTGSVAAALDGDGACRTVSGYGYPSGDEASGAWLGLRAIAHAQQALDGRGPNDDLAQALLIHVGARDRDSLVVWLCEANQTAYARLAPIVIAHRTHPFAARLLGEAGAEVGKMIAALDPSASLPVALCGGLGAPLREYVPQVYQARLREPLADSAHGGLQLAQREAARIAG, from the coding sequence ATGACTACAGATTTCTTTCTGCTCGGCATTGACGGCGGCGGCAGCGGCACACGCGTCGTGCTCGGCGACGCGCAAGGCCGCGAACTGGCGCAGGCGGCGAGCGGGCCGTCAGGCTTGGGCCTTGGCGTAGAACGCGCATGGCAGGCCATTCAGGCAGGCTGCCACGAGGCGTTTGTACGCGCCGGCGTGACGCTGGACTGGTCGCGTTGCGTACTCGGTTGCGGGCTCGCGGGCGTCAACAACCGCGACTGGCTGGCAGCATTCCGCGTGCTGGCGCCCGGGGTGGCCGGACTCGCAATTGAAAGCGATGCCTACACCACGTTGCTCGGTGCGCACGGCGGCGCGCCCGGCGTGGTCGTCGCGCTCGGTACCGGCAGCGTGGCGGCGGCGCTCGACGGCGACGGCGCATGCCGCACCGTCAGCGGTTACGGTTATCCGTCGGGCGACGAAGCGAGCGGCGCCTGGCTCGGCCTGCGGGCCATTGCGCACGCACAACAGGCGCTCGATGGACGGGGGCCCAACGACGATCTGGCGCAGGCGCTGCTCATCCACGTCGGCGCGCGTGACCGCGACAGTCTCGTCGTGTGGCTTTGCGAGGCTAACCAGACCGCTTATGCGAGGCTCGCGCCGATTGTCATCGCGCATCGCACGCATCCGTTTGCAGCGCGTTTGCTCGGCGAGGCCGGTGCAGAGGTGGGCAAGATGATTGCGGCGCTCGACCCCTCGGCGAGCCTGCCAGTCGCGCTGTGCGGCGGCCTCGGCGCGCCGTTGCGCGAGTATGTGCCGCAGGTCTATCAGGCCCGTCTACGGGAGCCGCTGGCCGACTCGGCGCACGGCGGATTGCAACTGGCGCAACGCGAAGCCGCCCGCATCGCCGGCTGA
- a CDS encoding Cof-type HAD-IIB family hydrolase yields the protein MYKVIATDLDGTLLNADHQVDPFTISTVRKLEADGLHFVIATGRHYCDVAGIRDLLGISPYLITSNGARIHAPDNTVIHADDLPPAIVQRLVQPEIAGEHGRVIVNLFADQAWLIDRDAPDLLKFHQDSGFTYEVTDLPRHDGVDIAKALYIGEPDDLAQVAANLAREFGDALYVTYSLPDCLEVMTSNVSKGRALQIVLERLGVDASRCVAFGDNMNDIDLLETAGHPFMMNNANPDLMTRLPNVPRIGNNFEAGVAHHLRKLFSLDDELMS from the coding sequence ATGTATAAAGTCATCGCCACGGATCTCGACGGCACGCTGCTCAACGCCGATCACCAGGTGGACCCGTTCACGATCTCCACCGTGCGCAAGCTGGAAGCCGATGGACTGCACTTCGTGATCGCCACAGGCCGCCACTATTGCGACGTCGCGGGCATTCGCGACCTGCTGGGCATCAGTCCGTATCTGATTACGTCGAACGGCGCGCGTATCCACGCACCGGACAACACGGTGATCCATGCGGACGATCTGCCGCCTGCCATCGTGCAGCGCCTGGTGCAGCCGGAAATCGCGGGCGAGCATGGCCGCGTGATCGTCAACCTGTTCGCCGACCAGGCGTGGTTGATCGATCGCGATGCGCCGGACCTGTTGAAGTTTCATCAGGATTCCGGCTTCACCTACGAGGTAACCGATCTGCCCAGGCACGACGGCGTCGACATTGCGAAGGCTCTGTATATCGGTGAGCCCGACGATCTCGCGCAGGTCGCGGCAAATCTGGCGCGCGAATTCGGCGACGCGCTCTATGTCACCTATTCGTTGCCGGATTGCCTGGAAGTGATGACGTCGAACGTCTCGAAAGGGCGAGCTTTGCAGATCGTGCTCGAACGCCTTGGCGTCGATGCGTCGCGCTGCGTAGCGTTCGGCGACAACATGAACGATATCGACCTGCTGGAAACGGCCGGTCATCCGTTCATGATGAACAACGCCAATCCCGACCTCATGACACGCTTGCCGAACGTGCCGCGCATCGGCAATAACTTCGAAGCAGGCGTCGCGCATCATCTGCGCAAACTTTTCTCGCTCGATGACGAATTGATGTCGTGA
- a CDS encoding histidine phosphatase family protein has translation MNRFRGFLHGVALSLGSFCIGVLAPPAAHAADGNIETLVFVRHGEKPAQGLGQLNCQGLNRALALPAVIAAKFGKPDAIYAPDPSQQKDDSGHSYYYVRPLATIEPTAIQFEMPVQTPYGFAQIDQLGTSLANPANRDKLIVVAWEHKLIVKLLRQMLSAHGGSAADVPNWQSDDFDSIYVVRLDWQNGTARASFKHDHQGLDGRIADCPCAALPGARSAAAAGASAGTAD, from the coding sequence ATGAACCGTTTCCGCGGATTCCTGCATGGCGTTGCACTTTCCCTCGGCAGCTTCTGCATCGGCGTATTGGCGCCACCGGCCGCGCATGCAGCCGACGGCAATATAGAAACGCTCGTGTTCGTGCGCCACGGCGAGAAACCCGCGCAGGGCTTGGGCCAACTTAATTGCCAGGGGCTCAATCGTGCGCTTGCGCTGCCGGCGGTGATCGCGGCCAAGTTCGGCAAGCCCGACGCGATCTACGCGCCAGATCCCAGCCAGCAAAAGGACGACAGCGGTCATTCTTATTATTATGTCCGGCCACTGGCGACCATCGAGCCGACTGCCATCCAATTCGAGATGCCGGTGCAAACGCCGTACGGCTTTGCCCAGATCGACCAGCTCGGCACCTCGCTCGCCAATCCCGCCAATCGCGACAAGCTGATTGTCGTTGCCTGGGAACACAAGCTGATTGTGAAGTTGCTGCGCCAGATGCTGAGCGCGCACGGCGGGAGTGCCGCCGACGTCCCCAACTGGCAAAGCGACGACTTCGACAGTATTTATGTCGTTCGCCTCGACTGGCAAAACGGCACGGCGCGCGCCAGCTTCAAGCACGATCACCAGGGATTGGACGGCCGCATCGCCGATTGTCCTTGTGCGGCGCTGCCCGGCGCTCGATCGGCGGCGGCCGCGGGCGCTTCCGCCGGCACGGCAGACTAA
- the aqpZ gene encoding aquaporin Z, which yields MQLSKRLAAELFGTFWLVLGGCGSAVLAANFAGPVHGLGIGFVGVSLAFGLTVLTMAYAIGHISGCHLNPAVSVGLTVAGRFPARDLMPYIVAQVIGAVLGALVLSLIASGKPGFDLVASGFASNGYGERSPGHYSLAAAFICEVVMTGFFLFVILGATDKRAPAGFAPIAIGLCLTLIHLISIPVTNTSVNPARSTGPALFVGGAAVDQLWMFWVAPIIGAVIAGVLYPALAGGRRADSKELALD from the coding sequence ATGCAGTTGTCAAAGCGCCTCGCTGCCGAACTGTTCGGCACCTTCTGGCTCGTGCTCGGAGGCTGCGGCAGCGCCGTCCTCGCCGCTAATTTCGCCGGTCCGGTCCACGGGCTCGGTATCGGCTTCGTCGGCGTCTCGCTCGCATTCGGCTTGACCGTCCTGACAATGGCTTACGCGATCGGCCACATCTCCGGCTGCCACCTGAATCCGGCGGTGAGCGTCGGCCTGACCGTCGCCGGACGCTTTCCGGCGCGCGATCTGATGCCGTATATCGTCGCGCAAGTGATCGGCGCGGTACTCGGGGCGCTGGTGCTGTCCCTGATCGCGTCGGGCAAGCCGGGCTTCGACCTCGTTGCAAGCGGCTTCGCCAGCAACGGCTATGGCGAGCGCTCGCCGGGTCATTACTCGCTTGCCGCCGCGTTCATTTGCGAAGTGGTGATGACAGGCTTCTTCCTGTTCGTCATCCTCGGTGCGACTGACAAGCGCGCACCGGCCGGTTTCGCGCCGATCGCAATCGGCCTGTGTCTCACGCTGATTCACCTGATCTCGATTCCGGTTACGAATACGTCGGTCAATCCGGCGCGCTCGACCGGCCCGGCCCTGTTCGTCGGCGGCGCAGCGGTGGATCAACTGTGGATGTTCTGGGTCGCGCCGATCATTGGCGCAGTGATCGCGGGCGTGCTGTATCCCGCGCTCGCCGGAGGCCGTCGCGCCGATTCGAAGGAACTGGCTCTCGACTGA
- a CDS encoding H-NS histone family protein encodes MSQYADLKAQIAKLQAQAEEARRTEIDNVVADIRQKIAEYGLTAQDLGFAVAAKRGRPPKKAPLPAKYQDPKSGNTWSGRGKPPKWIAGKNRERFLIGAV; translated from the coding sequence ATGTCTCAATATGCGGACCTCAAGGCGCAGATCGCCAAATTGCAGGCACAAGCAGAAGAAGCCCGGCGCACGGAAATCGACAATGTAGTCGCCGACATCCGCCAAAAGATCGCTGAATACGGTCTAACCGCGCAAGACCTCGGCTTCGCAGTCGCTGCCAAGCGCGGACGCCCGCCCAAGAAGGCACCGTTGCCGGCCAAGTATCAGGATCCGAAGTCGGGCAATACATGGAGCGGGCGCGGCAAGCCGCCTAAGTGGATTGCCGGCAAAAATCGCGAGCGCTTTCTGATCGGTGCGGTTTGA
- a CDS encoding glycosyltransferase family 4 protein, which translates to MRIAQIAPLYEAVPPKFYGGTERVVSYLTEALVDLGHDVTLFASGDSVTSANLDACWPRALRLDPTIRDALAPHVLMMEKVRKVAHEFDVLHFHLDYMPFPLFTTMDTPFVTTLHGRLDLPELQPVFDAFSHVPVVSISDSQRTPLPQANWLNTIYHGLPDQLLTPQTHKKPEYLAFLGRICPEKRVDTAIKIAAQSGLPLKIAAKVDKVDQEYFKKEIEPLLSLAHVEFVGEINEAQKPEFLSGAKALLFPIDWSEPFGLVMIESMACGTPVIAFNRGSVPEVIDHGVTGYIVEDVQGAVAALQRLDELSRTEIRAQFERRFSSKTMAQNYVDGYSALIEATRRPVLRQVAVG; encoded by the coding sequence ATGCGAATCGCACAAATTGCGCCGTTGTACGAAGCCGTCCCGCCGAAATTTTACGGCGGCACCGAACGCGTCGTGTCGTACCTGACCGAAGCGCTGGTCGACCTCGGCCACGACGTTACGCTGTTCGCGAGCGGCGACTCGGTCACATCCGCCAACCTCGACGCCTGCTGGCCGCGAGCGCTGCGCCTCGATCCGACGATCCGCGACGCGCTGGCTCCGCATGTCCTGATGATGGAAAAGGTGCGCAAGGTCGCGCACGAATTCGACGTGCTGCATTTCCACCTCGACTACATGCCGTTTCCCCTGTTCACCACGATGGACACGCCATTCGTGACGACGCTGCACGGCCGTCTGGACTTGCCGGAGCTTCAGCCGGTGTTCGACGCCTTCTCGCATGTGCCGGTGGTGTCGATTTCCGACTCGCAACGCACGCCGCTGCCGCAGGCGAACTGGCTGAACACGATTTATCACGGTCTGCCGGACCAGTTGCTGACGCCGCAAACGCACAAGAAGCCGGAATATCTGGCGTTCCTCGGCCGTATCTGTCCTGAGAAGCGCGTCGATACAGCTATCAAGATCGCTGCACAAAGCGGTCTGCCGCTGAAGATCGCCGCCAAGGTGGACAAGGTCGACCAGGAATACTTCAAGAAGGAAATCGAGCCGTTGCTGTCGCTGGCGCACGTCGAGTTCGTCGGCGAGATCAACGAGGCGCAGAAGCCCGAGTTCCTGTCGGGCGCCAAGGCGTTGCTGTTCCCGATCGACTGGTCGGAGCCGTTCGGCCTTGTGATGATCGAATCGATGGCCTGCGGCACGCCGGTGATCGCGTTCAACCGCGGCTCGGTGCCAGAAGTGATCGACCACGGCGTGACCGGCTATATCGTCGAAGACGTGCAAGGCGCGGTTGCCGCGCTTCAACGGCTGGACGAGCTGTCGCGCACTGAGATTCGGGCGCAGTTCGAGCGCCGCTTCAGTTCGAAAACGATGGCGCAGAATTATGTCGACGGCTATTCGGCACTGATCGAAGCGACTCGCCGTCCGGTACTGCGCCAGGTCGCAGTAGGTTGA
- the flhD gene encoding flagellar transcriptional regulator FlhD, whose translation MSATSEMLNEIREVNLSYLLLAQRLLREDKPMGMFRMGISDQLADVLANLSLAQTVKLAASNQVLCRFRFDDHAVLSALADKGKSSAVAQAHSAILMASQPVEQLG comes from the coding sequence ATGAGCGCGACAAGCGAAATGCTCAATGAGATCAGAGAAGTAAACCTGTCTTATCTCCTGCTCGCGCAGCGTCTGTTGCGCGAAGACAAGCCGATGGGCATGTTCCGCATGGGGATTTCGGACCAGTTAGCCGATGTGCTCGCCAATCTGTCGTTGGCGCAGACCGTCAAGCTGGCGGCGTCCAATCAGGTGTTGTGCCGTTTCCGTTTCGATGACCATGCGGTTCTGTCCGCTCTCGCCGACAAAGGCAAATCCAGCGCCGTGGCTCAGGCGCATTCCGCGATCCTGATGGCTAGCCAGCCGGTCGAACAACTCGGCTGA
- the flhC gene encoding flagellar transcriptional regulator FlhC, protein MAYKSVVLEVREITLAIELIELGARLQLLEAETSLSRDRLIKLYKELKGVSPPKGMLPFSTDWFMTWQPNFHSSLFYNIYRFMAGHGGCLTIQSIVKSYRLYLEHVHLHDDEPVLSLTRAWTLVRFFDSGMLQMTACCRCGGHFVAHAHDPQHAFVCGLCQPPSRAGKTKKFADARARESLAALAV, encoded by the coding sequence ATGGCCTATAAAAGCGTAGTGCTCGAAGTCAGGGAAATCACCCTGGCGATCGAATTGATAGAACTCGGCGCGCGTTTGCAGTTGCTGGAGGCGGAAACCAGCCTTTCGCGCGACCGGCTCATCAAGCTGTACAAGGAGCTGAAGGGGGTTTCGCCACCCAAGGGCATGCTGCCGTTTTCGACCGACTGGTTCATGACCTGGCAGCCGAACTTTCACTCCTCCCTGTTCTACAACATCTACCGTTTCATGGCAGGCCACGGCGGCTGCCTGACGATCCAGTCGATCGTGAAGAGCTACCGGCTCTATCTGGAGCACGTCCACCTGCACGACGACGAACCCGTGCTCAGTCTCACGCGCGCCTGGACGCTGGTGCGCTTTTTCGACTCCGGCATGCTGCAAATGACCGCCTGCTGCCGTTGCGGCGGACACTTTGTCGCGCATGCGCACGATCCGCAGCACGCTTTCGTCTGCGGGCTGTGCCAGCCGCCCTCGCGGGCCGGTAAGACAAAGAAATTCGCCGACGCCCGGGCCCGCGAGAGCCTGGCCGCCCTCGCGGTTTGA